Below is a genomic region from Hylemonella gracilis.
GCGCGCGACGTGGTGGAGGCCCTCCGGCTGCGTCCCGTGCGACTGGGGGTTTGGCGCAAGGGCGCGCTGCTGGCGCAGAGCCCGCAACAGCGCACGACGCTCAGCCTGCCCGGACGGGCGCCACGGGCACTGTGCCCCGGGCTGAGCGATTGAGCGGCCCGGCCCAGGTCAGGTCAGGTCAGGTCAGGTCAGGTCAGGTCCCTACAGGGCGCCACCATCACTGCGCATCCGTGTCAATCAGGGTGAGCGTGAAATATTCACGGCCTCGGGAGTTTTGAGCAGCAACCAGAGGATTTCCCTAGCAGAGGGCCTAAGCCTCCTCCTGATGCAGGCAAAATCTGACAGCGCTGTCCATACAGGTCTGTGCCTTGGGTTTGCGCCTTTGTTTTTCCAGCTTAGCCTGCGGTTTTTTTCATGGTTCCCTCGCCCGATCTGCTGACGCCCAGCTACGACCCCTGGGTCGTGGCGCTCTCCTACCTGATCGCAAGCTTCGCTTCCTACACCGCGCTGGACCTTGCTCGCCGCGTGCGCACGCCGCACCTGTCGGTGGCGCGTGGCTGGTGGCTCAGCGGCACCATCGTCATGGGCACCGGCATCTGGGCCATGCACTTCGTGGGCATGCTGGCCATGGACCTGCCCATCAGCATCGGCTACGACTACGCCATCACCAGCCTGTCCTGGCTGGCCGCCGTGGGTGCCTCGGGCGTGGCGCTGCACATTGCCAGCCATGCCGAACTGAGCTGGAGCCGGCTGGCGCGCGGCGCCCTGATCATGGGCGGCGGCATCTGCGCCATGCACTACCTCGGCATGCAGGCGCTGGTGATGGCGCCGCCGATCCAGTGGTCGGTCCTCTGGGTGGCGATGTCCATCGTGATCGCCGTCGCCGCCTCGGCGGCGGCCCTGCTGATCTTCTTCGGCCTGCGCAAGTTGGAAGGCAAGACCGCGTTCCTGGGACAGGTCGGGGCCGCCCTTTTGATGGGCTCGGCGATCTCGGGCATGCACTACAGCGGCATGGCGGCAGCGTCCTTCCCGCAAGGCTCGGTCTGTCTGAGCGCCGACCAACTGGGCGGCGTGGGCCTGAGCGCGGTCATCGCCGCCGCCACCGGCGTGCTGCTCCTGCTCGCGACCATCACCTCCATGATCGACGCGCACATGCAGACCCAGACTGCGCTGCTCGCGGCATCGCTCAAAAGCAGCAACAACCAGTTGAAAGAACAATCGCTGCGTGACGGACTCACCGGCCTGCCCAATCGGCGCATGCTTGACGAGCGGCTGCGCCTCGCGGTCGATCGCAGCGAGCGCGATGGCCACAGCTTTGCCCTGCTCTTCGTTGACCTGGACGGCTTCAAACCGGTCAACGATTCCTTCGGCCACCGCTTCGGTGACGACGTGCTGCGCGAGATGGCGCGTCGCCTGACGGCCCAGCTGCGCGCCATCGATGCCGTGGCCCGGGTCGGTGGCGACGAGTTCGTGGTCCTGCTGGAGAACCAGGGCGACGCCGACGCCATCGCACGGATCGCGCGCCGCATCATCGACGACGTGTCGGCGGTGGTGCGCGGCGGCGACGAGGACAACCCGCAGGAAGTGCGCCTGTCCTGCTCCATCGGCATCGCCCGCTATCCGCGTGACGGCGCTGCCGACCAGTTGCTGGTGCAGGCCGATGCGGCCATGCACGCGGCCAAGCGCGCCGGGGGCTCGGATTTCACCTTCTACGAACCGCATATGAGTGCGCGTGCCAAGGAGCAGTTGGAGCTGCAGCGCGACCTGCGCCAGGCCCTGACGCGCCAGGACGAACTGGAGCTGTACTTCCAGCCCAAGGTCAGCGCGCGCGACGGCGGCCTGACCGGCGTCGAGGCGTTGACGCGCTGGCGCCATCCCCAGCGCGGCTTGCTGGGACCAGGCATCTTCATTCCGGTGGCTGAACGATTCGGCCTGATCAACGCCCTGGGCGACTGGGTGATCGAGCAGGCCTGCATCCAGGCCGCGTCATGGCGGGACCAAGGCCAGCCCTTGGCCGTCGCCGTCAACCTGTCCGTGCACCAGTTGCGCCAGGCCAACCTGGCCGAGCGCACCGGCGAGTTGCTGAAGAAGCACGGGCTGGACCCGGCGCTGCTGAGTTTCGAGGTCACCGAATCGGTGGCCATGGAAGACACGGGCCATACCCTGCGCATCTTCGAGCAGTTGGGCGAGATCGGCATCCAGTTGTCCATCGACGATTTCGGCACCGGCTATTCCAGCCTGTCCTACCTGCGCCAGCTCGACGCCGATCAATTGAAGATCGACCAGAGCTTCGTGCGCGACCTGGAGCACAGCGCGGATGCCCGCGCCATCGTGCAGGCCGTGGTCAGCCTGGCCCACGCCTTGGGACTGAGCGTGGTGGCCGAAGGCGTGGAGACCGAAGGCCAGCGTGACATCCTGGCCGGGCTGGGATGCGACGAATTGCAAGGGTATTTCTACGCACGCCCCATGCCGGCTGCCACGCTCGCGGACTGGCGCCGGCACCGGCAAACACCGGCGCCGGAAAGCACCAGCCATCCCTGAGCCGCCCATCGGCGCGGCCTCAAAGCGGGCGAAGGTCCTGGCGCAGTTCCTGCCGCAGCTTCTCTCCGACCTCGGGCCGGGCGGCGAAGGGGTCGGGTGGGTTCTTTTGTCCCACGATGGCCTCCATGCGTTCTCGCACATTCCCCAGTGCCTGGGGGTGGCTGTAGATGTAGAAAGTACCGCTGGACATGGCCTCGAACACCGCGACCGCGACTTGCGCCGCCGTCACCTTGCCCGAGCTGACGGCCTTGTCGTTCATGGCCTGGCCGATGCGTTGGCTGCGCGTGGCCTGGCCGGCTGGCAGGTCCTGCGGGCGGTTGCGCTCGCTGCTGTTGATGCCGGTGGGCACGAAATAAGGGCAGAGCACCGAAGCGCCGACCTGGTCACTCACCAGGGCCAGATCCTGGTGCAGCGTTTCGGTCAGCGCCACCACGGCGTGCTTGCTCACGTTGTAGACGCCCATATTGGGTGGTGTCAGCAGGCCCGCCATGCTGGCCGTGTTGACGATGTGGCCACGCCAGGCGGGATCGCGCCGCGCGGCCTCCAGCATCATCGGCGTGAAGACGCGCACGCCATGGATCACGCCCCAGAGGTTGACGCCCAGCACCCACTGCCAGTCGGCCACGCTGTTTTCCCAGACCAGGCCACCGGCACCCACGCCCGCGTTGTTGAAGACGACATGCGGTGCGCCGAAACGCTGCTGCACGGCGACCGCCAGGGCCTCCATCTGCGCGGCATCGGACACGTCCACGCGGCGCGCCAGCACCTCGGCCCCCGCACCCTGCAGTTCGGCTGCGGCCCGGTCCAGCGCGTCCTGCTGCACGTCGACCAGCACGAGCTTCATGCCACGCGCTGCGCCAATGCGGGCGCATTCCAGGCCGAAGCCCGACGCCGCGCCCGTGAGCACGGCCACCTTGCCCTTGAAATCCGGAATCATGTCGCTGTCTCCTGGTTGTTGAGCGCGCCCATCATCCGACAGACCCGCCCGCTACGCAGTCACCTGTGTTTCCAGCAGCTTGACCAGTGTCCACAGGGCGCGGTTCACCGGCGTGGGCACGCCCAGGGCCGCGCCGCGGCGCGCCACATAGCCGTTGAGGTGGTCGATCTCGCTGGGCTTGCCGCGCATCAGGTCCTGGGCGGTGGACGAGTACTGGCCGGGCATGGTCTCGGTGATGCGGCGCACGGCCCGTTCCGTGGCTTCCCTGCCCCCGGGGATGACCACGCCATCGGCCGCCGCCACGGCCAGGCATTCGGCCACCAGGTCGGCCATGACCTCCAGCACGCCCGCGCCCTGCACCATCACGCCGTAAGGCCGGCGGGAGATGGCCGACAGCGCGTTGTAGGCACAGTTGAGGATGAGCTTGGCCCAGAGGGAGCCGCGCACGTTGTCGCTGATCTCCACCGGAATGCCGGCGGCAACCAAGGCCGGCGCGATGGTCGCCGCCGAGGGCTCGACCACCAGCTCCCCACGCCCATGGTGCTTCACATGGCCGGGGCCGGCCATCTCGGTGGCCACGTAGACCACCGCAGCGGCCACGGTGTGGTCGGGTAGTACGGCGCGCAGGCGCTCGGCGTTGTCCACGCCGTTCTGCAGGCAGAGCAGCAAGGCGCCGGGTTTGAGGTGCGGCCGGATCTGCGCGCCGGCCTCCTCGGTCGCGCCAGACTTGACGCTGAACAGCACCAGGTCTGCGCCCGCGACGGCGGCGGCATCACTGCTGGCCTGGAGCCGCACCTGCTCGTCAAAGGCCTGCGTCTCCAGGCGCAGGCCCGCGCGGGCGATGGCGTCCACATGCGCGGGCCTGGCGATCAGCGTCACGGCGTGCCCGGCGCCCGGCACCGTGCGTGCCAGCAGGCCGCCGTAATAACAGCCCACGGCGCCCGCGCCCATCACAGCCACTTTCATATTGCGTCCTTTCCCGTCTCAGGCCGGCAGCGCGCTGGAGTGCTGCCCATACGGAGCGGCCAGTGCCTGCAAAGCCGGCCCCACGGATTGTTCGACTTTCAATGTCAGCAGTTCGTCAGCCCGCGTGCGGCCCAGGTTGAGCGCGGCCACCGGCTGCCCCGCCGCCACGGCGGCCTGCACGAAGCGCAGGCCGGAATAGACCATCAGTGAGGAGCCGACGACCAACATGGCATCCGAGCGCGCAAGCGCATCGAAGGCAGCCTGCACCCGCTCGCGCGGCGCGTTTTCTCCGAAAAATACCACGTCGGGCTTGACGAGGCTCACCCGACCTTCGACCGCGCAATGTGGGCACGGCGGCACGACCACGGTGCTGAAATCCACGCCGTCCAGATCGGCGTCGCCATCGGGTGCCGCCGGCGCATGCAGGGCCACCCAGTCCGGATTGGCCTGGCGCAAGGTCTGCTGCCATTCGGCGCGGGGCCAGCGGCGCGCGCAAGCCATGCAGCAGACGGTGTCGATGCGGCCGTGCAGGTCGATCACCTCGCGGCTGCCCGCGGCCTGGTGCAGACCATCCACGTTCTGGGTCAGCAGCAATTCAATGCGGCCGGCCGCTTCCAGCGTGCGCAGCGCATGGTGCGCCGGTCCGGGCCGCGCCTGCCCGATCGTGCGCCAGCCGATCAGGCTGCGGGCCCAGTAACGCTGGCGCGTGGCGTGCTCGCCCATGAAGGCCTGGAAGGTCACGGGGGGCGGGCGTTTCCAGTCGCCATTGGCGTCGCGGTAGTCGGGGATGCCGCTGTCGGTGCTGACGCCCGCACCCGTCAGCACGAAGAGGCGTGGGTGACGTTCGACGAAGG
It encodes:
- a CDS encoding putative bifunctional diguanylate cyclase/phosphodiesterase, whose translation is MVPSPDLLTPSYDPWVVALSYLIASFASYTALDLARRVRTPHLSVARGWWLSGTIVMGTGIWAMHFVGMLAMDLPISIGYDYAITSLSWLAAVGASGVALHIASHAELSWSRLARGALIMGGGICAMHYLGMQALVMAPPIQWSVLWVAMSIVIAVAASAAALLIFFGLRKLEGKTAFLGQVGAALLMGSAISGMHYSGMAAASFPQGSVCLSADQLGGVGLSAVIAAATGVLLLLATITSMIDAHMQTQTALLAASLKSSNNQLKEQSLRDGLTGLPNRRMLDERLRLAVDRSERDGHSFALLFVDLDGFKPVNDSFGHRFGDDVLREMARRLTAQLRAIDAVARVGGDEFVVLLENQGDADAIARIARRIIDDVSAVVRGGDEDNPQEVRLSCSIGIARYPRDGAADQLLVQADAAMHAAKRAGGSDFTFYEPHMSARAKEQLELQRDLRQALTRQDELELYFQPKVSARDGGLTGVEALTRWRHPQRGLLGPGIFIPVAERFGLINALGDWVIEQACIQAASWRDQGQPLAVAVNLSVHQLRQANLAERTGELLKKHGLDPALLSFEVTESVAMEDTGHTLRIFEQLGEIGIQLSIDDFGTGYSSLSYLRQLDADQLKIDQSFVRDLEHSADARAIVQAVVSLAHALGLSVVAEGVETEGQRDILAGLGCDELQGYFYARPMPAATLADWRRHRQTPAPESTSHP
- a CDS encoding SDR family oxidoreductase, which translates into the protein MIPDFKGKVAVLTGAASGFGLECARIGAARGMKLVLVDVQQDALDRAAAELQGAGAEVLARRVDVSDAAQMEALAVAVQQRFGAPHVVFNNAGVGAGGLVWENSVADWQWVLGVNLWGVIHGVRVFTPMMLEAARRDPAWRGHIVNTASMAGLLTPPNMGVYNVSKHAVVALTETLHQDLALVSDQVGASVLCPYFVPTGINSSERNRPQDLPAGQATRSQRIGQAMNDKAVSSGKVTAAQVAVAVFEAMSSGTFYIYSHPQALGNVRERMEAIVGQKNPPDPFAARPEVGEKLRQELRQDLRPL
- a CDS encoding ketopantoate reductase family protein; amino-acid sequence: MKVAVMGAGAVGCYYGGLLARTVPGAGHAVTLIARPAHVDAIARAGLRLETQAFDEQVRLQASSDAAAVAGADLVLFSVKSGATEEAGAQIRPHLKPGALLLCLQNGVDNAERLRAVLPDHTVAAAVVYVATEMAGPGHVKHHGRGELVVEPSAATIAPALVAAGIPVEISDNVRGSLWAKLILNCAYNALSAISRRPYGVMVQGAGVLEVMADLVAECLAVAAADGVVIPGGREATERAVRRITETMPGQYSSTAQDLMRGKPSEIDHLNGYVARRGAALGVPTPVNRALWTLVKLLETQVTA
- a CDS encoding NAD-dependent protein deacetylase produces the protein MTDVESLRAFVERHPRLFVLTGAGVSTDSGIPDYRDANGDWKRPPPVTFQAFMGEHATRQRYWARSLIGWRTIGQARPGPAHHALRTLEAAGRIELLLTQNVDGLHQAAGSREVIDLHGRIDTVCCMACARRWPRAEWQQTLRQANPDWVALHAPAAPDGDADLDGVDFSTVVVPPCPHCAVEGRVSLVKPDVVFFGENAPRERVQAAFDALARSDAMLVVGSSLMVYSGLRFVQAAVAAGQPVAALNLGRTRADELLTLKVEQSVGPALQALAAPYGQHSSALPA